From one Asterias amurensis chromosome 14, ASM3211899v1 genomic stretch:
- the LOC139947331 gene encoding aqualysin-1-like: MHIRVCSIDGVEYIEQDGVGELLTKYWAPSWGIDRIDQRSGTDGTFTININNPGKGVKIYAVGTGLQITHSVFTHRARLLYGKSDASGHGTHCAGIAGGATYGVARDALLRSVRICDSVGQCYISRLFEGLDAVSKDGSQVTNKGVVMIPLAFGSSPSINTIVQKLWDEGFVVTTAAGNAFSSACETSPQSLSDIITVAGTDKDDRRLSYSSYGSCVDIFAPCKDILSATFSSSSNSATATASGTSFACAHMAGAAAMYLGVNSGSSPSDVKNAFLDNATKDVVIDPHGSPNKLLYVNVSFVEKIINLL, from the exons ATGCATATACGC GTATGTTCCATTGATGGTGTGGAGTACATTGAGCAAGACGGCGTCGGTGAACTCCTGACGAAATATTGGGCCCCATCTTGGGGGATCGACCGGATTGATCAACGCTCCGGAACAGACGGAACCTTCACGATCAATATAAATA ATCCAGGCAAGGGGGTGAAAATCTACGCAGTTGGCACTGGTCTACAGATAACCCACTCCGTATTCACTCATCGAGCCAGGCTACTGTACGGGAAGAGCGATGCTTCCGGTCACGGAACCCACTGTGCCGGCATTGCTGGTGGGGCGACCTACGGCGTAGCTCGAGACGCTTTGCTGAGAAGTGTACGGATTTGCGACTCGGTGGGTCAGTGCTACATTTCCAGACTCTTTGAAg GTTTGGATGCCGTGAGCAAAGACGGTTCGCAGGTAACCAACAAGGGAGTTGTAATGATACCACTAGCCTTCGGCTCGTCACCGTCCATCAACACTATTGTACAAAAATTATGGGATGAAGGTTTCGTAGTTACCACCGCAGCTGGTAACGCATTCTCAAGTGCTTGTGAGACATCACCACAATCTCTTTCAGAT ataatTACAGTAGCAGGGACGGATAAAGACGACAGACGTTTAAGTTATTCAAGCTATGGTTCGTGTGTTGACATCTTTGCTCCTTGCAAGGATATTCTAAGTGCTacatttagttcttcaagcaaCAGTGCTACAGCGACAGCGTCTGGAACGTCTTTTGCGTGCGCACACATGGCAG GAGCTGCTGCTATGTATTTGGGTGTAAACTCAGGATCTTCGCCTTCTGATGTGAAGAATGCCTTCTTAGATAATGCCACTAAAGACGTTGTCATAGACCCGCACGGTAGCCCCAACAAACTCCTCTATGTTAACGTAAGTTTTGTGGAAAAAATCATCAACCTTTTGTAA
- the LOC139947536 gene encoding monocarboxylate transporter 13-like: MGVRAPDHGWAWMVLIGTHFANMLGYGYLTTLGIFYIEWKEYYDSTATATSWMLSMPWMVASPFCVFIGVIASRLGIRRVAVTGAVINGSATILGSLTKDMWQLYMCNALSGFGVVMMLTPGSVILAQYFNKRYALANGIAFLGISVGQMLFPPLFRVLIDNYGWRSAMFVTGALQLNGVAACALFRPLKTRAMKMKTNKANSDVKTSGANDSILPAPLRFLYVFTNIKAVLLLLACCAYSIGLFINLSHLPARAKDAGWSDYHSSMLLFVYAIVSMVTRLGHGWFVDRDYISCYKLHLVTLLGSAVTTTLNPVSDSYVFLVGYVVVYGAFTGVASPLFITNMRKLVDPSHVPVALSLIWATAFIFNGIGSVVAGRIYDATGNYVVPFLAGGAMFLVAFMLTFVIALTKRRQERHSNIQVTTNQVQYDTVVCEL; this comes from the exons ATGGGTGTTAGAGCTCCGGATCACGGCTGGGCATGGATGGTCCTGATCGGTACCCACTTCGCTAACATGCTCGGTTATGGATATCTAACAACGCTTGGTATCTTCTACATTGAGTGGAAGGAATATTATGATTCAACTGCAACAGCCACAAGTTGGATGCTCAGCATGCCATGGATGGTTGCTAGTCCATTTT GTGTTTTCATTGGTGTTATTGCGTCTCGTCTTGGCATCAGACGAGTCGCCGTGACTGGAGCTGTAATCAACGGGTCAGCAACTATACTCGGCTCACTCACTAAAGACATGTGGCAGTTGTACATGTGTAACGCCTTGTCTG GTTTTGGCGTTGTAATGATGTTGACTCCTGGATCTGTTATACTTGCCCAGTACTTCAACAAAAGATACGCACTCGCGAATGGGATAGCTTTCTTGGGTATCAGTGTTGGACAGATGCTCTTTCCACCCCTGTTTCGTGTTCTGATTGACAACTACGGTTGGAGGAGTGCTATGTTCGTCACAGGGGCGCTGCAGTTAAATGGCGTCGCTGCTTGCGCCCTCTTTCGTCCTCTCAAGACTAGGGCGATGAAGATGAAAACCAACAAAGCAAACAGTGATGTTAAGACGTCTGGTGCAAACGACAGCATCCTCCCAGCACCACTGAGGTTCTTATACGTCTTCACAAACATCAAAGCTGTATTGTTACTACTAGCTTGTTGTGCCTACTCAATTGGTTTATTTATCAACCTCTCTCATCTACCCGCACGCGCCAAGGATGCGGGGTGGTCTGACTACCATAGCAGCATGCTCCTCTTTGTTTATGCTATCGTTTCCATGGTGACTAGGCTAGGACACGGTTGGTTCGTCGACAGGGACTACATAAGTTGCTACAAACTTCATCTCGTTACTCTACTCGGGAGTGCAGTTACAACTACATTGAACCCTGTCTCTGATAGTTATGTATTCTTGGTCGGATACGTGGTGGTGTACGGAGCGTTTACTGGGGTCGCAAGTCCTCTCTTTATTACTAATATGAGGAAATTGGTGGATCCTTCACATGTGCCTGTTGCATTGAGTTTGATTTGGGCGACGGCGTTTATATTCAACGGGATCGGATCAGTAGTTGCAG GGAGAATTTACGATGCTACGGGAAACTATGTGGTGCCATTCCTGGCAGGGGGTGCTATGTTCCTCGTTGCGTTCATGCTTACTTTTGTGATAGCACTCACGAAACGTCGACAAGAAAGACACTCAAATATTCAAGTTACAACCAACCAAGTGCAGTATGACACCGTAGTGTGTGAGCTGTAA
- the LOC139947332 gene encoding retinoschisin-like encodes MNSYCCSQQNTYVSGRRGKCAPPKTCWGFDKLGLEDGSIPDASLSASSNYKGHQNSITAGCRLNKRPTGTNIGAWTPNVKDTNQWIQVDLDNPTYVTGVLTQGRFDDAAATQWVTKYKVQFEPPSPACLIDVKDQLGQTQIFNGNTNKNGIEERRFFKPVLAVKIRIAPVEWNNHICLRFELLGCE; translated from the exons ATGAATTCCTATTGTTGCTCTCAACAGAATACTTACGTTTCTGGTCGACGTGGAAAATGCGCTCCTCCGAAGACCTGTTGGGGTTTTG ATAAACTCGGTCTTGAAGATGGTTCGATCCCCGATGCGAGCCTCTCCGCATCGAGTAACTATAAAGGTCACCAGAACAGCATAACGGCTGGTTGCCGGCTCAACAAGAGGCCGACTGGTACTAACATAGGCGCATGGACCCCTAATGTAAAAGATACCAACCAGTGGATACAGGTGGATTTAGACAACCCGACCTACGTCACCGGGGTTCTCACTCAGGGGCGTTTTGATGACGCTGCTGCCACGCAGTGGGTGACAAAGTACAAAGTGCAGTTCGAACCGCCCTCACCGGCTTGCCTTATTGACGTGAAAGATCAACTTGGTCAAACTCAG ATATTCAATGGCAATACCAACAAAAACGGCATCGAGGAGAGGCGCTTCTTCAAGCCCGTCTTGGCGGTCAAGATTCGCATCGCGCCCGTTGAGTGGAACAACCACATCTGCCTGCGGTTTGAGCTGCTTGGCTGTGAGTAA